CCTATCTGATCATTGAACATGTGGTTGACTAGACGTTGGTAGGTCTTGCATTTTTCAACCCAAAGGTCATGGCTCGATAACAATAGAGTCATCAGTCTATGATGAACATCGTTTTCTCCTTGTCGTTTGGGTTCATACAGGTCTGGTTATAACCTGAGTAGGCATCCATAAAACTGAGCAATCGATGGCCCGCAGTGGAATCGACAATCAAGTTGATACGAGGTAGCAAGAAGCTATCTTTTGGGCAGGCCTTGTTTAGATCAATAAAGTCAACGCACATCCTCCACTTGTCATTCGATTTCTTTACTAGCATGATGTTGGAAAGCCACTTGGGGTAGTGTGCTTCACGAATAAATCCCGCTGCCAAGAGAAGATCGACTTCTTTCGCTATAGCAGCGTATTTCTGGGTGCTAAAACTCCTGTGTTTTTGCCTAACTCTTTTGGCCTCGAGATGAACACACAGGCGATGTTCAATGGTCGTGTTGTTGattccaaaaaaatcttcatGACTCCATGCAAACACGTCCCGATGCTCAAGGAGGAGTTGTTTCACGCATTGCCTCATCTCTGGCCCCATTTTGGTCTTGAATCTTACAATGTTCATAGGTCACGCAAGATCCACGCGAACAAGTTCTAGGGGTTCATTTGGCTCCACTTGCCGGAGGGTTTGTTCGTCTCAGACTTTGTTATCCTGATCGACTAGGCAGGGTGGCGGTGGAGCTCCTGCGGTCATCTTTTGTGTTCTCACATCCTTCCCTCCACACTTCGGTTCTTGGACGTAACATTCTCGAGCAAGCACTTGTTCTCCCTTAACTTCGCCAACTCTCGTATTGGTGGTAAACTTCATCTTTAGGTGATAGGTCGACATTATTGCCTTGAAGTTGTTCAACATGGGTCGTCCCAATATTGCATTGTATGAAGACACCAAGAACTCTGTCATTGTTGCAGAGGTCCTAGGGGCCTTCCCGACATAGACTGACATGGTGATTGCACCAATTGGCTGGATCACATCTCCAAAGAACCCTTTGAGTGGCATAGAAGCTGGGCATTGATGATCCAGGCTTATCCTCATCACCCAAAACAAGATATCGGTTGAGCTGTCGTTATCAATCAAGATTCTCCACATCACGAAGTTGGCAATCTGCATGGTTACCACTAGGGCATCATCTTGGAGGTAAAGTGCTCTTTCGTCATCTTCTTTGCTGAACATAATGATGACACCCCCCGAGGGTCTCCTCTACCTAGCTGGGGAATTTTCAGCCATGAATGCTTTTTCGTATCGGGCCTTGCGAGCATGGACCTTTCGTCCTGAAGAGGTCGGGCCAACCACCTACGTACCCACCTGCTATGGTGCAAATTTTGCCCAGAAGGCTGTTTGGCCGGGCTAGGACTTGACGAGGTGGGCTTCGAGAGTTCTCTCTTCCTTGCCTGCACCTTTTGGGGCTCTCACTCCATTGTGGCCTCGGGTGCTCGTTTCCTCTATTCATGGGACGTCGGTCACTTGTGTGGCACTAAGCCAGCAAGTTTTCCAGCTCTTCCATTCTTCGCTTCAAGGTGTAGCAATCTTCTATGTGGTGTTGGTCTGTTTGGTGGTACGTGCAGAATTGTTGGACCTTTTGGCCCTGTCGAGAAGTTTCCTGCGAAATTAGCGAGTCTTCCTCTTCTACGGACAGATTGGCATGGGTCCATTTCGCATCATGCACTCTGGCTAGCACATTGTCTCCTCCTCGCTTAGCATCTTGCTGGTTATTCTTGGGTTTTTCATGGGTCTTTCCTCATATTGACTGGCATCTTGCTGGCTTTCTTGTCGACCAACTCCAATTTAGTTTTCCTGGGGGCTGTTAAGGCCCGCAGGGTGTCTTCCACGTTGATGAAGTTATCCACGCAGTCCATGAACTCCCACAAAGTCGGGGGTCTTTCTCTCTAGTTATTGCATGAACGGGTTCTGCAGCTAGATGCATCCCAATAGGGACAAGTATGCCTTCAGACTCTCATCATTACATTGTACAGTCAAGAGATATGCAGTCGGACTCGCCATAAATGATTTCAAGAATAGGCAGGACAGCTCTCCAAACCCATCAATATATCGTAGGGGTTATTACCCGAACCATCCTCTCTCCGCACCCTTCAACATTAGGGGAAAAGCTTGGTATGCTATCTCACCCGAGAACCTGTGAAGGTTCATGTGGGCCTTAAACATCTCCAAGTGCTCTAAAGGATCCTTAGATTTATCGTACATCTCCATTTGAAGGACCTTAAACTTGGGCTGAAGTGGGGCTGCCATGATTTCCTCGCTATACGGCAAGTCCGTGCTAGTGAGTAGTTGGTCCACAAAGGATGATGTGCCCATCTCCTTGGCCATTTCTGCGTACTTTTCCATGAGGTCTCGCAGCTCGTGGtacattttccttctttcttctcccACCACATCTACTCCCACAGCACTCCGCAACTCAGCGTGCTCGTTTTGGCTTGGTCTATCATTTCCCATTAGCTTGCTATTCGTTCTCAGCAAGGCTTCATTTTCTTGCCAAAGACTTCCCACCTCCATTGTCAACTTCCAACGCCTAAGTCTCTGGGTCTTGGAGGCTCGAGAAAGGAGAAATATTGTAAGAAGTGTATTTAAAAAGATCCTTTACCTGAGCTCAAgaagggaggggggggggggggttatatACCTTGGTCGAGATGTCCCCAAGTGCTGCCAATATGTTACGCAGGGGCTATACTATGCTGCCAATTGTCGTTTTGTCATTTTGTGCATGTGTCTACTTCTCTCCCACGTCTGTCATCTATGGTAGGTGGGGGAGGGGCACACCCACTAATTTGGCTTCAAGTACAAACGATGGATTGGCTTTGGACATCTTAGCTGTCCTTTCTAACCACCCTGTGGGGCATGTTCCTTGTCATGTTGCATGGGCCACAGTTTGTGATTGTTCCTCTTTCCTCCCTGGATACGTGCTTCACAGGCCCTGCCTAGTCCTTCTTCTGGGGTGGGTTGTCTACCTGTCAAGTGGGCCTTCGTGGAAACAACCCCAGTCGGCCCAGCACTGGAGGGTGGAAAACATCCTCCCCAAGTTATCTGTGCTATAAATAGCCCACCCCTAAAGCTCTTCGCCACACATATCATTTCTCTCTTCTCACTTTCAGTTCCTTATAATCTCATAATTTACTCCATTCTCCCTGATCCCCCATTCACTTTGCTCTAGTTCTAAGTGATTCTACTGACACTATCAAGTGACAATTTGTGTATCAGCGAAATTAGAGACAATGGGTTTGATTAATCTAGTTTTCTCTAAAAATTACTCtagtgcttttatttttttaaacatattgtGAATCGTTATTGCTCATGAATGTTGTTTCATTGTATGATAATTTATGGAACATTAAAATATGTCACGGATAATTCTACTTTATAAAATGTGTGACTTGAGTGTAAAGAAAGCAACAGTTTCAGAAGCATGAAATCATGTTTTGACATGGCATATTGATAGAACGCCTCGAgaagattttttgtgatttattataCAATTACACACCTACGTGAAAAAATTGTATACAACCACATTTTCacattattattcacatgatATGGTATATTATCTTTGAAATTTGAGTATAGTACAATATTATTGATGCTAAGTTATTTGGGAGGATTACCAAAGAATATTGAGAAGGTGTAGTGCCTATaccttgaaaattttattgggaAAATAACTATACTGAGAAATGAGTAAATCTCATACATTAAGAAATTTATTGGAATGATAACTACATTAAAAAGGTGTAATCCCTTTACAGAAGAATTTTTGGGAACTACTACTACACATGCATGTGGTACAGAAACAAGTTTTATGCTTCGTATCATGGTGAGCATTTGTTGTTTCTATTCTTAAGTTagagtgaaatatttttatttacagctTTTATGTATGTTTGATATTTGAGGCTCATATGTTAAGCGCGGCTTAAATTTacccataaatattttttcaacatgaTCTAAAAGAACGTTGAGTTTCATTTTATAGAATTGGTTAAGTCGtaaatttacatatattaagaaaaaacaaaatttcctcTTTTGTTTATACTTTGTTAAGgctaaattaaaatgagtttatttgttatatattaatttgttatattttttaatcagtagtaatatattaatttaaggATTCAATTACGTACAACTGCTCTGCAGAACCGCCGTGTAACCAACTGAGGTGGCAAGTTGCCACTTCATCGcctgacagaaaaaaaaaatgaaatgaaaaatgagagaagaagaaagcattGGACTGAACCCAACAACATTCACCCGGCGATTGAAACCTAGAGTGAAAGAAAGAAGGGGACTGCGAGTGAGACatagaaggaagaaggaagaaatcgAGAAGTCCCTATTTTTGTCACCCAAACCCATTTCTGCAAAGCATTTTGAGTGACTAAAAAATGTCCAAATCTATTTTTGCAGAGCATTTCGAATGATTGAAAAATGCTCAAACCAATACTTTCTAGCGactaaaaaattagaaatgacAGGAAAATGGCAtagaaatattttccaaaaaataaaaaacaaaaaatgttcaAGAATGAGAAAGCGAAAGgaatttaccaaaaaaaaaaatgagaaagcgAGAGGAAATTACCTACAAGCTGAGATTGAACCAAAAATGCATGACAAAGAGCACAGAACgaagaatgagagagggagcaGTTTGGTGGGTGGTCGGCTACTAGCTATGAAGAAATGTACAGTGTCGCTAGCTTTAACAGAGTCGCACGCAAAAGAATGGTTGAAGGGATTCATGGAGAAGGAAGGGAGAATGATGGGAAATGtcaaaacggtgtgttttgatttaattgaaacacattgtttcacTCAGTCCCACCTCCCCGCATGACACTATCAATTTATGTCCtccctttaaataaaatataccgTTTCATTAAAATGATGTGGTGATTACCCCAAATAAGAGAAGTGtcaaaacggtgtgttttgaTTTAGTTGAAACACACCGTTTTACTCAGTCCTACCTCCCCGCATGACACTACCGATTTTCATCCCCCCTTTAAATGAAACACACCGTTTCGTTAAAATGATGTAGCAATTACATGCCAGTTGCAttaagattttttcttaatttaatcttaaatcttaatatattttgtcattCTCTGGCCTTTCCTGATAAGAAATCCAAATTTCATACTTAACCCACAAGATGATAGTCTGCAAACTCTTAACTAGTGCTCCCCCATCAACCCCACCATGTTAACTTAGAAGCATATGGATGTTGTATAATGCCGTATTATGTGATAGAACATTGTCCATCGGCCGTCTTTCCTCTAACATTTGAAAGTCTACATTCTTGAGGCCGCGGAACAGAAATCTCCTTTAACATCTACATTTCATATAAATCTAGCATTTGGCATAGCCTATTTTGTATTTGTGCCGTAGGCAAAGGTGGCTGTTGCCCAAGTCCCCAACAATCCTTTTGCTAGACTGCTAACTCAAAAAGTTATTAAAATGTTTTGTCTTGGCCAATATAATAGTCTATTGGCCAAGACAATAGACTATTACTTGGCCAATAGACTATTATAATAGGGAATGGTAAGTTCCTTAACTCTCACTTTTTTTACATTGAAATTTTTAGTAATATCATCATAGTAGAAAGAAAAAGGGACTTGAAATTTATTAGTCCTCCATCATTTTCTGCAagtaagtaaacaaaaaaatgagaagGCTATGGTAACATTTGGGCACgaaatagtgatttttttttttaatacatttggGGAGGGGGGTTTCGAATCCAAAACCTCCATTTTAGAAGCTGGAGGTTTATGTCAATCAGACACAGGCCTTTGGTAGGAAATGGTGATTTAGAATCAAAGCAATCGGGCAAAATAATGGCGCCATCTTTTCATGGAAGACGTTTTAGTTAGTTAGTGGTCAACATAGAGATTTAGTGcattgaaagaaaattattgtttatCATCCTCTTAATCATTATTTTCTCATAATCTCCCTATATGATATTAAGttattgaaaaataagtaaataat
This window of the Juglans regia cultivar Chandler chromosome 12, Walnut 2.0, whole genome shotgun sequence genome carries:
- the LOC109011717 gene encoding uncharacterized protein LOC109011717, with the protein product MFSKEDDERALYLQDDALVVTMQIANFVMWRILIDNDSSTDILFWVMRISLDHQCPASMPLKGFFGDVIQPIGAITMSVYVGKAPRTSATMTEFLVSSYNAILGRPMLNNFKAIMSTYHLKMKFTTNTRVGEVKGEQVLARECYVQEPKCGGKDVRTQKMTAGAPPPPCLVDQDNKV